A single genomic interval of Desulfobacteraceae bacterium harbors:
- a CDS encoding DUF3343 domain-containing protein — protein MFGFFRKQKGGGRKNSERPAADRGILVFENTSDVIQAENVLKKSGWPVRVMGPPPEIRTGCDLVIEFPLIEELDIRRTLAGADIQPLSVVPVTGPLLAPVDLFQTKDFGDYLMVRAANMKITVAKEDFKIVNISGGGCPDVPFLAQALVGKSMAQAPRPRDLGHTLCGYALELAYEELHRIC, from the coding sequence GTTTTTCAGAAAGCAAAAAGGGGGGGGCCGCAAAAACAGCGAAAGACCAGCGGCGGACCGCGGCATCCTGGTCTTCGAGAACACCAGCGACGTCATCCAGGCCGAAAACGTTCTCAAAAAATCGGGCTGGCCTGTGCGGGTGATGGGACCCCCGCCGGAGATTCGAACCGGCTGTGATCTGGTGATCGAATTTCCGCTGATCGAGGAGCTCGATATCCGGCGGACGCTGGCAGGCGCCGACATACAGCCCCTTTCGGTGGTGCCGGTGACGGGTCCGCTGCTGGCGCCGGTGGACCTTTTCCAGACCAAGGACTTCGGCGACTACCTGATGGTGCGTGCGGCCAACATGAAAATCACGGTGGCCAAAGAGGATTTCAAGATCGTGAACATCTCGGGCGGGGGGTGCCCGGACGTGCCTTTTCTGGCGCAGGCGCTGGTGGGCAAATCCATGGCCCAGGCACCCCGGCCCAGGGATTTGGGGCACACCCTGTGCGGCTACGCCCTGGAACTGGCCTACGAGGAGCTGCACCGGATATGTTAG
- a CDS encoding sugar kinase yields the protein MLGVVGTVPDPHFPLVHGPVRLIGAELDIAGRRVAVNRGTPALLAAALKTAESRSGPEIYAFLVGDIGKGDGSRRLYQFLARRLPEFPLRVLTFHYLQPDVDWHNRVLFAVEAMTPRPTLIADAGFMYAAKMSGRSADYDFFTPDAGELAFLADEMAPHPFYTRGFILHQEADVPGLIRRAYQHGNAARCLVVKGRRDYIADREQVLASVAAPAFDAMEAIGGTGDTLTGMLSVLCGGDLKPAAAALLAASANRWTGFYARPTPATQVSQLIDTIPQALQKALEEDLTEDERDGTS from the coding sequence ATGTTAGGCGTTGTGGGCACGGTGCCGGACCCGCATTTTCCATTGGTCCATGGGCCGGTGCGGCTGATCGGCGCAGAGCTGGACATCGCGGGTCGGCGCGTTGCGGTCAACCGGGGCACGCCGGCGCTGCTGGCGGCCGCCCTCAAGACGGCCGAATCCCGCAGCGGCCCCGAAATCTACGCTTTTCTGGTGGGGGACATCGGCAAGGGGGACGGCAGCCGCCGCCTGTACCAGTTCCTGGCGCGCCGGCTGCCCGAATTCCCGCTGCGGGTGCTGACGTTTCATTACCTCCAGCCGGACGTCGACTGGCACAACCGGGTGCTCTTCGCCGTGGAGGCCATGACGCCGAGGCCCACCCTGATCGCCGATGCCGGCTTCATGTACGCCGCCAAAATGAGCGGGCGGTCGGCTGATTATGACTTTTTCACCCCGGATGCGGGCGAGTTGGCCTTTTTGGCGGATGAAATGGCCCCCCACCCGTTCTACACGCGGGGCTTCATCCTGCACCAGGAGGCCGATGTGCCCGGTTTGATCCGCCGCGCCTATCAGCATGGCAATGCCGCCCGCTGTCTCGTGGTGAAAGGCCGCCGGGACTATATCGCAGACCGGGAGCAGGTCCTGGCAAGCGTGGCGGCCCCGGCGTTCGATGCCATGGAGGCCATCGGCGGAACCGGCGACACCCTCACCGGAATGCTGTCGGTGTTGTGCGGCGGTGATCTGAAACCGGCCGCGGCCGCTCTTCTGGCGGCCTCGGCCAACCGCTGGACGGGATTTTACGCCCGCCCGACGCCGGCGACCCAGGTGTCCCAACTGATCGACACGATTCCCCAGGCCCTGCAAAAGGCGCTGGAAGAGGATTTAACGGAGGATGAGCGTGACGGAACTTCATAA